A window from Pichia kudriavzevii chromosome 5, complete sequence encodes these proteins:
- a CDS encoding uncharacterized protein (PKUD0E04400; similar to Saccharomyces cerevisiae YMR100W (MUB1); ancestral locus Anc_2.454), translating to MKGPNGKSVILNRATVSISATVYDRRALDCTDDKALVNSLNHLTFLTSSSAKVREAMIHDGAIERLIDILYECRDPKTKTEIAMFAWKWVLSLQCLVLAGTRGSEQMRKKLVDAGIIPILATILDNHFLTRKNHSLNHDTSSSNSPASRNNYVGGNTTSNTILTNTPTSADTPENFGSISNEDILITDTHDDNNTNHISHVLRHIRSVVDEADRTIFGAQEEIDKFMTKSDSSLGNQLISKPRMLGEEEMELLNVVELIKCFQVLGDCDINSDYHKIINEKFQSIDEDPFLSQELKRRLEITNLVNPSLDPFNNFMESHPLSQAIPRTFENGLILPATDDVIWSLQLLAFISKYSYLRYPLSSTYFINGLSFRSKNHPPPLETDCASTDFDELMNDSNDEPFTAVEFERSLGLSDSKYDILKGELEDKQTYQIRLIQEKRLENLKKLSNENDKNIVEDFVEILKTEDQVDKMVILERIRLNSNKIKHESLGKLRTKNKIIYRNKLKEYSKKWDYDNSWDEFETPLEISSLIDKEIQPFVTLNIFPLIERFTVRSWFSEDICYWAAVVVRNANRKDEKMGGRRQCAHFGCGKWEDHPKQFSKCRRCKRAKYCSRECQTKAWLFHKHWCVPANQGTSAQQTISNTSNSEQ from the coding sequence ATGAAAGGACCAAATGGGAAATCCGTTATTCTAAACCGTGCGACGGTTTCAATCAGTGCTACAGTCTATGATAGGAGAGCACTTGATTGTACAGATGATAAGGCACTAGTCAACTCATTGAACCACTTGACGTTTTTGACGTCGTCTTCAGCTAAGGTCAGAGAGGCGATGATTCATGATGGTGCAATTGAGAGATTGATTGACATCTTATACGAGTGCCGTGATCCCAAGActaaaactgaaattgCCATGTTTGCATGGAAGTGGGTCTTATCATTACAATGCCTAGTTCTGGCAGGTACCAGAGGTAGTGAACAAATGCGGAAAAAATTAGTCGATGCAGGCATCATACCTATTTTGGCAACCATTTTAGATAACCATTTCTTAACAAGAAAGAACCACTCGTTAAATCATGATACATCATCTTCTAATTCCCCAGCAAGTAGAAACAATTATGTTGGAGGAAACACAACCAGTAATACCATTCTGACAAATACACCGACATCAGCTGATACACCTGAGAATTTTGGCTCTATAAGTAACGAGGATATCTTAATAACCGACACGCATGATGATAACAATACAAATCATATATCCCATGTCTTGCGTCACATAAGATCTGTTGTCGATGAGGCCGATCGAACGATTTTTGGTGCCCAGGAAGAAATCGATAAGTTTATGACGAAGTCGGACTCTAGTCTTGGTAACCAATTGATTAGCAAACCACGAATGTTAGGTGAGGAGGAAATGGAACTACTGaatgttgttgaattgataaaatgtTTCCAAGTGTTGGGAGATTGTGATATCAATAGCGATTATCACAAAATAATAAACGAAAAATTCCAgtcaattgatgaagatcCTTTCCTCTCACAGGAACTAAAACGTAGACTAGAAATTACAAATTTGGTTAATCCCTCATTGGATCCTTTTAATAACTTTATGGAATCCCATCCATTATCGCAAGCTATACCTCGAACATTTGAGAATGGGCTAATTTTACCAGCAACGGATGATGTTATCTGGTCGCTACAATTATTGGCctttatttccaaatacTCATACTTAAGGTATCCTTTGAGTAGCACGtatttcatcaatggaTTATCATTTAGAAGTAAAAACCACCCACCCCCATTGGAAACCGATTGTGCAAGTAcagattttgatgaattaatGAATGATTCTAATGATGAACCATTTACTgctgttgaatttgaacgGTCTTTAGGATTATCGGATTCCAAATATGACATATTGAAGGGCGAACTGGAGGATAAACAGACGTACCAAATTAGATTAatacaagagaaaagattggagaatttgaaaaaattatcCAACGAAAATGATAAGAATATCgttgaagattttgttGAGATATTGAAAACGGAGGACCAAGTTGATAAAATGGTAATTCTCGAAAGGATACGCCTAAACTCGAATAAGATCAAACACGAATCGCTAGGCAAATTGAGGACAAAGAATAAAATCATCTATCGAAATAAATTAAAggaatattcaaaaaaatgggaCTATGACAATTCATGGGATGAATTCGAGACACCTCTAGAGATATCTTCATTGATAGATAAGGAAATCCAGCCATTTGTTACATTGAACATCTTCCCACTAATTGAGAGGTTTACAGTAAGATCGTGGTTTAGTGAAGACATATGTTATTGggctgctgttgttgttagGAATGCAAACAGGAAAGATGAAAAGATGGGAGGCCGTAGACAATGTGCTCATTTTGGATGTGGCAAATGGGAAGATCATCCTAAACAGTTTTCCAAATGCAGGCGATGTAAGCGTGCCAAATACTGTTCGAGGGAATGTCAAACAAAGGCATGGTTATTCCACAAACATTGGTGTGTACCTGCAAATCAAGGAACTTCGGCACAGCagacaatttcaaatacatCGAATAGTGAACAATAG
- a CDS encoding uncharacterized protein (PKUD0E04420; similar to Saccharomyces cerevisiae YML020W; ancestral locus Anc_5.554): protein MKLPSNPSRLMSSKPSSPPRPKKRTSSLVIDDEPSIGKDSHLFREDRNWKFWPRERAQSWSFWSNPPHVHLEATGGSLDNPRGNTTIKKDLENLVIPKLNNLPLATTSVYLNHNYKRIRRVFGYSEKEQHLNRLPAPTPLKKVLIIGVHGFFPTKMLRPIIGEPTGTSLKFATLGESAVLEWAREREMDVEIRKIALEKEGKIFNRVDFFFDILSQNKSEIDESDFIFVCSHSQGTPVSIILIAKLLEYGIIDGSKKIGILGMAGINLGPFYGMDKSLFVRAYSTIENESLLELFQFQNFESLQSRKYVESLKTLIKNNVKLVFIGSIDDQLVPLYSSVAIHIHHPNIFRSIYIDNSTNTPDFLARILKLSCMLLNLGYSDHDVIKEISPSLPGPITGGGHSKIYNELQVYKLALDFTLQTNSSSIAIDQPIKLKPFDIKKLGKLSNPFNLPWCVRGLFFETKRKLPHGDEEIDNVFKEFDCWHPNSKALKDVKYRLNGIKAKL from the coding sequence ATGAAATTACCTTCCAACCCGTCCAGATTGATGTCTTCAAAACCTTCCTCACCGCCTCGTCCAAAGAAACGTACATCCTCTTTAGTGATTGACGATGAGCCCTCAATTGGTAAAGACAGTCACCTCTTTAGAGAGGACCGCAATTGGAAATTCTGGCCAAGAGAGAGAGCCCAATCTTGGTCATTCTGGTCGAATCCTCCGCATGTTCATTTGGAAGCTACAGGTGGATCTTTGGATAATCCAAGAGGCAACACTACTATTAAAAAGGATTTAGAAAACCTTGTAATTCCAAAGCTAAACAACCTCCCACTAGCTACAACTTCTGTTTATCTGAATCACAATTACAAACGAATACGGAGAGTTTTCGGGTACTCCGAGAAAGAACAACATTTGAACAGACTCCCCGCTCCAACGCCCCTAAAGAAAGTATTGATAATTGGAGTCCATGGATTTTTCCCCACTAAGATGCTCCGACCAATCATTGGTGAACCTACTGGAACTTCGCTCAAATTTGCAACTTTGGGGGAAAGTGCAGTATTGGAATGGGCAAGGGAGAGGGAAATGGATGTTGAAATACGGAAGATAGCCTTGGAGAAGGAGGGGAAAATTTTCAATCGAGtggatttcttctttgatatATTGAGTCAAAATAAGAGTGAAATCGATGAATCGgattttatatttgtttgttCACATTCTCAGGGGACCCCTGTTTCCATCATACTAATTGCTAAATTATTGGAATATGGTATTATTGATGGATccaaaaaaattggaattcTAGGTATGGCTGGTATAAATTTAGGACCTTTCTATGGGATGGATAAATCACTATTTGTACGTGcatattcaacaattgaaaacgaATCATTGTTGgaattgtttcaatttcagaatttCGAAAGCTTACAATCTAGAAAATATGTGGAATCcctgaaaactttgattaAGAACAACGTCAAATTGGTATTTATTGGCTCAATTGATGATCAATTGGTTCCACTTTACTCATCAGTTGCAATTCATATCCATCACCCAAATATTTTCAGATCAATCTATATAGATAACTCTACAAATACCCCGGACTTTTTAGCAAGAATCCTCAAATTATCGTGTATGTTGCTCAATTTAGGTTATTCGGATCATGATGTCATAAAGGAAATTTCCCCCTCTTTACCTGGCCCAATCACCGGCGGTGGACATTCCAAAATTTACAATGAATTACAAGTCTATAAACTCGCCTTGGATTTCACCTTACAAACAAACTCCTCCTCAATTGCAATCGACCAACCAATAAAGTTGAAGCCCTTTGATATTAAAAAGTTGGGTAAATTGAGTAACCCCTTCAATTTACCCTGGTGTGTCCGTGGTCTCTTTTTTGAGACAAAGAGGAAACTCCCGCATGGAGATGAGGAAATCGATAACGTCTTCAAGGAATTTGATTGCTGGCATCCAAACTCAAAGGCATTGAAGGATGTCAAATATAGACTCAATGGAATCAAGGCAAAGCTATAG
- a CDS encoding uncharacterized protein (PKUD0E04430; similar to Saccharomyces cerevisiae YML021C (UNG1); ancestral locus Anc_5.555), whose amino-acid sequence MTKREITDYFPSRKKAKSLSSETTPNSTPSTSTTPNSTPSTSTTPNNKQPQPQPATPSPALELPHLSSPFKEEFVKTLTEHQKRLLQLEIDTIEPEWFKVLAERGLFTSESFLSLKEFLLGEIQRGKEIYPSSNDVYAWSRATPLKMVRVVIIGQDPYHNKGQAHGLAFSVKDVNAKKPPSLANIFRGIHTDFPQLAKKGLPKHCDLSAWTHRGVLLLNSVLTVEAHRANSHAKRGWEEFTSGVLEALLEFGPAHIVVMAWGKSAERTVRAVVARVERRTGGPVAGGRHLLLYGVHPSPLSAHRGFFSQGHFSKCVEWLRVHGYEDIDESFWEI is encoded by the coding sequence ATGACAAAACGCGAGATTACAGACTATTTCCCCAGCAGGAAGAAGGCCAAGTCTCTCAGTAGTGAGACAACACCAAATAGCACACCATCAACATCGACAACACCAAATAGCACACCATCAACATCGACAACACCAAATAACAAGcaaccacaaccacaaccaGCAACACCATCACCAGCTCTTGAACTTCCGCATTTGTCGAGTCCGTTCAAGGAAGAGTTTGTCAAGACTCTTACTGAACATCAGAAACGTCTCTTACAATTAGAAATCGACACCATTGAGCCCGAATGGTTCAAAGTACTCGCAGAGAGGGGGTTATTTACATCGGAGAGTTTCCTCTCATTGAAGGAGTTCCTCTTGGGAGAAATTCAACGGGGGAAAGAGATTTATCCTTCATCAAATGATGTCTACGCGTGGTCACGTGCCACGCCGCTCAAGATGGTACGGgttgttattattggaCAGGATCCTTATCACAACAAGGGCCAAGCACATGGACTTGCCTTCTCTGTCAAAGACGTGAATGCAAAGAAGCCGCCCTCATTGGCCAACATCTTTAGAGGGATCCATACGGATTTCCCCCAATTGGCAAAGAAGGGTTTACCCAAACACTGTGATTTGAGTGCATGGACTCATAGGGGGGTGTTACTGCTCAACAGTGTGCTAACAGTGGAAGCGCACCGTGCGAATTCGCATGCCAAGCGAGGGTGGGAAGAGTTTACCAGTGGGGTATTGGAGGCACTCCTGGAATTCGGTCCTGCGCACATTGTGGTGATGGCATGGGGGAAGTCAGCGGAACGGACGGTGCGGGCGGTGGTAGCACGCGTGGAGAGGCGGACGGGCGGGCCGGTAGCAGGGGGGCGGCACCTGCTCTTGTACGGTGTGCATCCGTCTCCGTTGAGTGCCCATCGAGGGTTTTTCAGTCAGGGACATTTTAGCAAATGTGTAGAATGGCTAAGAGTACATGGATATGAAGACATTGACGAGAGTTTTTGGGAGATTTGA
- a CDS encoding uncharacterized protein (PKUD0E04410; similar to Saccharomyces cerevisiae YKL120W (OAC1); ancestral locus Anc_2.451): protein MVKDSASQKISTAGGFIAGGLAACGAVTFTNPIELVKTRMQLQGELAKTKGPKIYKNPLQALFLIYKNEGLRGIQKGLTCAYIYQIGLNGCRLGLYEPCRNIINPIFYPNEDPRRVQNIPINIFAGALSGIAGAIIGSPMYLVKTRMQSYSSSIQIGEQTHYKSVWDGLCSIYKAEGFTGLFRGVDAAILRTGAGSAAQLPLYNFTKHEMMKTDFFGTGASLHLSASIVAGLGVGIVMNPWDVILTRVYNQKGDLYKGPIDCLLKTVKSEGLFALYKGFGAQILRIGPHTVLTLMFMEQTMSLVYAVEKKILKA, encoded by the coding sequence ATGGTAAAGGACTCAGCGTCTCAAAAAATCTCAACGGCCGGTGGTTTCATCGCTGGTGGGTTAGCTGCATGTGGTGCAGTCACATTCACAAACCCCATTGAATTGGTTAAAACCCGTATGCAGTTACAAGGCGAATTGGCTAAAACTAAGGGACCCAAGATATACAAGAACCCGTTACAGGCACTGTTTTTGATATATAAAAATGAAGGTCTGAGAGGTATTCAAAAAGGTTTGACTTGTGCATATATCTACCAAATCGGTTTGAACGGTTGTAGATTGGGTCTATACGAACCTTGTCGTAACATTATCAACCCAATTTTTTATCCAAATGAAGATCCCCGCCGTGTCCAAAATATCCCAATCAATATATTTGCAGGTGCATTGTCCGGTATAGCAGGTGCAATTATCGGATCACCAATGTACTTGGTCAAAACCAGAATGCAGTCGTACTCCTCGTCGATCCAGATTGGGGAACAAACCCATTACAAATCGGTCTGGGATGGCTTGTGTTCAATCTACAAGGCCGAAGGTTTTACTGGTCTTTTCCGTGGTGTCGACGCAGCTATTCTTAGAACCGGTGCAGGTTCAGCTGCTCAATTGCCTCTCTACAACTTCACCAAACACgagatgatgaagactGATTTCTTTGGAACAGGTGCCTCCCTACACTTGAGCGCATCAATTGTTGCTGGTTTGGGTGTTGGTATTGTCATGAATCCCTGGGATGTCATTTTGACCAGAGTCTATAACCAAAAGGGAGACTTATACAAAGGTCCGATTGATTGCTTGCTGAAAACCGTCAAAAGTGAAGGTTTGTTTGCTTTGTATAAAGGTTTTGGTGCTCAAATTTTGAGAATTGGTCCTCATACAGTCTTGACTTTGATGTTCATGGAGCAAACAATGTCTTTGGTCTACGCTGtcgaaaagaaaatcttgaaGGCTTGA